A section of the Castanea sativa cultivar Marrone di Chiusa Pesio chromosome 12, ASM4071231v1 genome encodes:
- the LOC142619149 gene encoding aspartic proteinase CDR1-like translates to MASSVIFHPCFLLSYYLIGLLVMANNVPQAQLIPYFGQHLMKASIGTPPVDIFGIIDTASNIVWAQCVPCDACFNKIHPGFDPKKSCTYSEISCHSEKCHEWYDVHCSPQNSCNYVSGYISGLSNGVLAKEKFTITSTSGQAVSYDIAFGCAHNVTYSHSNHTTGLIALGVGPLSFPSQIGSKRFSYCLLPYAIEYTYPNITSKISFGNGSEVVGDGVVSTPMFIDGEQYNVTLEGISVGDTYVPFNSSGKVSKGNICIDSGSTLFALPPDFYNRLEVEVKKRISIEPMKNDTLLGDRLCYRTEITNDNGPILTVHFEGADVELKPIQTFNQPVRGYDIYCFAIINHAKTKLADLGDQGLYGNFVQANFLIGFDLETRMVSFKPTDCTKL, encoded by the coding sequence ATGGCAAGCAGTGTCATATTTCATCCATGCTTCCTTCTCTCATATTACCTTATAGGCCTTTTGGTTATGGCTAATAATGTCCCCCAAGCACAATTAATACCATACTTCGGTCAGCATCTCATGAAGGCCTCAATTGGCACTCCACCAGTAGACATCTTCGGCATAATCGATACAGCTAGTAACATTGTGTGGGCACAATGTGTACCTTGTGATGCCTGCTTCAATAAGATTCACCCCGGGTTCGATCCTAAAAAGTCCTGCACATACAGTGAAATTTCTTGTCATTCAGAAAAATGTCACGAATGGTACGATGTCCATTGTTCTCCTCAAAATAGTTGCAATTACGTCAGTGGATATATAAGTGGTTTATCCAATGGTGTTCTGGCCAAAGAAAAATTCACCATCACTTCTACCTCCGGGCAAGCAGTTTCCTATGATATTGCTTTTGGATGTGCACACAACGTTACTTACAGTCACAGTAATCACACAACGGGACTCATTGCATTAGGAGTAGGGCCTTTGtcgtttccttcacaaattggtAGCAAGAGGTTTTCTTATTGCTTGTTGCCATATGCTATTGAATATACTTATCCTAATATTACAAGCAAGATAAGTTTTGGTAATGGCAGTGAAGTTGTGGGTGATGGTGTGGTTTCAACACCAATGTTTATAGATGGAGAACAATATAATGTGACACTAGAAGGAATTAGTGTTGGAGACACATATGTGCCCTTTAACTCTTCAGGTAAGGTTTCTAAGGGCAACATTTGTATCGATTCAGGATCAACACTATTCGCTTTGCCACCAGATTTTTATAATCGCTTAGAGGTGGAAGTGAAGAAACGGATTTCAATTGAACCCATGAAAAATGACACTCTTTTGGGGGACCGGCTTTGCTATAGAACTGAAATTACTAATGATAATGGACCAATATTGACTGTCCATTTTGAAGGTGCAGATGTGGAGTTAAAGCCTATACAAACTTTCAATCAACCAGTTAGAGGATATGATATCTATTGCTTTGCAATTATAAATCATGCAAAAACTAAATTGGCAGATTTGGGTGACCAAGGATTATATGGCAACTTTGTTCAAGCTAATTTTTTGATTGGGTTTGACTTGGAAACAAGGATGGTCTCCTTCAAGCCGACTGATTGCACCAAACTGTAG
- the LOC142620354 gene encoding uncharacterized protein LOC142620354 — translation MASVEGSDSDPTPNQSTQHVPQSNTKSHSPNQFFLSASDNPGNILVTQPLLGMNNYQSWSRAMVLALTAKKKIGFVNGKIAKPEIDSPLYEDWESCNTMVLSWLINSMHVDVSSSIMYYETTREMWLELQRVFSQGNRPKIYNLQQEISQITPGQLSVTAYYSKFKKFWDQFIHYEPLLVYALVLQEESHKGIGHGSAFTPRLDAVVMYANTKGNSGNKGGPKKERPLCTHCNMLGHTVDKCYKLHGYPPSYKHKGKPNSNANQVSYPQGQAVEVSSNAPA, via the exons ATGGCTTCTGTTGAAGGAAGTGATTCTGATCCTACGCCTAACCAATCCACACAACATGTTCCTCAATCCAACACAAAGTCTCACTCTCCCAATCAATTTTTCCTTAGTGCAAGTGATAATCCAGGAAATATCTTGGTCACTCAACCATTGCTGGGAATGAATAACTATCAATCTTGGTCTAGGGCTATGGTTCTAGCATTAACTGCCAAGAAGAAGATAGGATTTGTGAATGGCAAGATTGCTAAACCTGAAATTGATTCTCCTTTGTATGAAGATTGGGAAAGTTGTAATACAATGGTGCTGTCTTGGTTGATCAACTCCATGCATGTTGATGTTTCAAGCAGCATTATGTACTATGAGACTACGAGGGAGATGTGGCTTGAGTTGCAACGTGTGTTTTCACAAGGAAATAGACCAAAGATTTATAATCTTCAACAAGAAATTTCACAGATAACTCCGGGCCAATTATCAGTGACAGCATATTACTCTAAATTCAAGAAGTTTTGGGATCAATTTATTCATTATGAACCTTTACTA GTGTATGCTCTGGTTCTCCAAGAAGAATCTCACAAAGGTATTGGTCATGGCTCTGCCTTCACACCTAGGCTTGATGCAGTGGTAATGTATGCCAATACTAAGGGGAATTCAGGTAATAAAGGTGGTCCTAAGAAGGAGAGACCCTTGTGCACTCATTGTAACATGCTTGGACACACTGTGGACAAGTGTTACAAGCTCCATGGGTATCCACCAAGTTACAAGCACAAAGGCAAGCCTAATTCCAATGCCAACCAGGTTTCATATCCTCAAGGTCAAGCtgttgaagtttcttctaatgCACCTGCTTAG